From one Cyprinus carpio isolate SPL01 chromosome B3, ASM1834038v1, whole genome shotgun sequence genomic stretch:
- the LOC109102790 gene encoding histone-lysine N-methyltransferase EZH1-like isoform X2: MGDEVLEQDEAFLEELIDNYDGVHGDREGGFINDEIFKELVEALSQYSDPEEEEEEEPSERTENEEEEEEKEVQKTTAEGAEESKVCIFKRKRSSTTEGRELSANKKIPHDKIFTAIASMFPYKGTMEELKDKYKDLLEPSSPVKLPPLCTPNMDGPFAKSVQREQSLHSFHTLFCRRCFKYDCFLHPFHASPNVYKRKNKEIRMETEPCGLDCFLLQKGAKEFADQNMQKSQRPRRRRRQPRPSSSCGPCPSVSGEEGKEGDSDHETTSSSEGNSRCPSPAKLRPGEEGTEESDSPPQWSGAEESLFRVLHGTYYNNFCSIARLIGTKTCREVYEFAVKEMLIHRVPLEDGGISPQKKKRKHRLWAKIQLKKDNSSNQVYNYQPCDHPEHPCDSSCSCVMTQNFCEKFCQCHQECQNRFPGCRCKTQCNTKQCPCYLAVRECDPDLCMTCGAADHWDSKQVSCKNCSIQRGIKKHLLLAPSDVAGWGTFIKEPVQKNEFISEYCGELISQDEADRRGRIYDKYMSSFLFNLNNDFVVDATRKGNKIRFANHSVNPNCYAKVVMVNGDHRIGIFAKRAIQRGEELFFDYRYSQADALKYVGIEREIDIV; encoded by the exons ATGGGAGACGAGGTGTTGGAACAGGATGAAGCTTTCCTGGAAGAGCTAATTGACAATTATGACGGGGTGCATGGAGACAGAG AAGGAGGCTTCATAAATGATGAGATCTTTAAAGAGCTGGTGGAGGCACTGAGCCAATACTCAGacccagaggaagaggaggaggaagagcccTCAGAGCGAACAGagaatgaggaggaggaggaggagaaagaggtGCAGAAAACTACAGCTGAAGGAGCAGAAGAGTCAAAAGTGTGCATCTTCAAAAGGAAGAGGAGTAGCACTACTGAAG GAAGAGAGCTCTCCGCCAATAAGAAGATTCCCCATGACAAGATTTTCACAGCTATTGCATCTATGTTTCCATACAAAGGCACCATGGAGGAGCTGAAGGACAA GTATAAGGATCTCCTGGAGCCATCCAGCCCTGTGAAGTTGCCTCCTCTCTGCACGCCCAACATGGACGGCCCCTTTGCCAAATCTGTTCAGAGAGAGCAAAGCCTGCACTCTTTTCACACACTTTTCTGTCGCCGCTGCTTTAAATATGACTGCTTCTTGCACC CTTTCCATGCATCTCCTAATGTGTATAAGAGGAAGAATAAAGAGATCCGAATGGAGACAGAGCCCTGCGGACTGGACTGCTTTCTGCTGCAG AAAGGGGCAAAGGAGTTTGCTGATCAAAACATGCAGAAGTCTCAAAGGCCCCGTCGTCGACGGCGACAGCCCCGCCCTTCGAGTTCCTGTGGCCCCTGCCCCTCAGTCTCCGGTGAGGAGGGAAAAGAAGGAGACAGCGACCATGAGACCACCAGTTCCTCAG AGGGTAACTCTCGGTGTCCCAGTCCTGCCAAACTGAGACCAGGGGAGGAAGGAACAGAGGAGTCCGATTCACCTCCTCAGTGGAGCGGAGCTGAGGAGTCTCTGTTTAGAGTCCTGCACGGCACATATTACAACAACTTCTGCTCTATTGCACGACTCATTGGTACCAAGACATGTAGAGAG GTTTACGAGTTTGCAGTGAAAGAGATGCTTATTCACCGTGTTCCGCTGGAGGATGGTGGCATCTCacctcagaagaaaaaaagaaagcacag ATTATGGGCAAAGATACAGCTGAAGAAAG ACAACTCATCCAATCAAGTGTACAATTATCAGCCATGTGACCACCCTGAGCACCCATGTGATAGCTCCTGCTCGTGTGTGATGACGCAAAACTTTTGTGAGAAATTCTGCCAGTGTCATCAGGAGT GTCAGAACCGGTTTCCTGGCTGTCGCTGTAAGACTCAGTGTAACACCAAGCAGTGTCCGTGTTACCTGGCAGTGCGGGAGTGTGACCCTGACCTCTGCATGACCTGTGGGGCCGCAGACCACTGGGACAGCAAACAGGTCTCCTGTAAGAACTGCAGCATTCAGAGAGGAATCAAGAAG CACCTGCTCCTGGCCCCATCTGATGTTGCAGGGTGGGGTACATTTATCAAAGAGCCAGTCCAGAAGAACGAGTTCATCTCTGAGTACTGTGGAGAG cttatTTCCCAGGATGAAGCAGACAGGAGGGGCAGAATCTATGACAAGTACATGTCCAGTTTTCTCTTCAACTTGAACAATG ACTTTGTAGTGGATGCCACTCGCAAAGGGAATAAAATACGATTCGCCAACCACTCCGTCAACCCCAATTGTTACGCAAAAG TTGTCATGGTGAATGGTGATCACCGCATTGGAATCTTTGCCAAGCGAGCCATACAGCGAGGAGAAGAGCTCTTTTTCGACTACag ATACAGTCAAGCGGATGCATTGAAGTATGTGGGTATTGAGAGGGAAATCGACATTGTGTAG
- the LOC109050861 gene encoding contactin-associated protein 1-like — protein sequence MDIKILAPSLLLFLAFQHCSSRPCLDPLISPLYASSFHASSRYNFFYSAHFAKLYGSSGWSPSPRDRQPWMQIDLGRKYRIMAIATQGTFNSYDWVTKYMLLYGDRFDAWTPYVMKGGNMTLPGNWNYYQVKRNVFHYAFTAKHLRIYPMGWNTENGGKIGLRVEFYGCPYDSYVMQFEGDDMVAYSFPRGRMRTLQDHYALNFKTLEKDGILLHSEGLQGDSITLELKTGRLYLHISLGSSTVHNTNGMTTMMLGNLLDTQHWHYVTIKRYGREVNFTLDSQTETAVLNGEFQYLDLDKQIYVGGVIEKDVPHLPGKVNFRGCMENVFINGINIIYKTQYQEPEIRLAPKKKKMLYTCRDLLWKPMTFAGPNNYLQLPGFFRKNRLAVKFKFRSWDYTGLLMFTRFADELGSLELGLSEGQVNVTLMQPGNKRLRFAAGYRLNDGFWHTVDLTAKDNLLTITIDEDESSPLKITNPFMVRTGDRYFFGGCPKTNNTARCVTKLSRFHGCMQQIFIDDEPVDIDVMLQRKWGRYAEILLGTCGITDRCSPNPCEHEGRCIQSWNDFLCVCNNTGYKGEVCHNSVYRESCEAYRLNGKYWSGNYTIDPDLSGPLKPFTVYCNMLQKSWTVIEHNRMKSTKVSGSTMDRPYIGDLQYVNASWDEVTALANTSLYCEQWIEFSCYKSRLLNTPHGRPYTYWIGRHNESHEYWGGAFPESGKCGCAVNQTCTDSKYWCNCDADYRQWHSDKGYLSFRDHLPVRRIVIGDTNRTGSEARYSVGALYCHGDRSIWHTIAFTKPTYLTFPTFKPGTSADITFHFRTYRTNGVFVESSDDHLRNFLRIELNSTTEVIFIFMVGDGIRNVTLRSPKPLNDNEWHYVEAEINVKLARLKVDFLPPAIHKFPGQTYITMKFTQPLLVGAANHTLRPFLGCLRGLRMNGVPVDLEGKVDERTGIRRNCTGACLNASIPCRNGGQCIDGYASYACDCNNTAFDGYYCHLDIGGFFDVGAWLRYDIRKEPISFDAWWANFWIEPHWHNFTLGYNTTTDDIEFSFSTLQAPAVLLYISSFSNDYIAVLLKKDGTLSLRYRLGIISYKFKLTDRNMADGFPHFVNITRHNYTIWTQVDYMDPWIEKLIPGEIPRFDSPKSIFLGRVMEVGGVDYEIQRHNSPGFMGCISGVRYNIFAPLKAYFRPNVTNPPVTTQGYVVESNCGAFPPVLGYVPWEDDPWFTGLFFYYIHDDVTPPWMTLIVTVSLMLLFLILYGLYIYLYRYKGSYHTNEPKQLESPSSSRPLTDTLRKDRKNLPEIQEESPNE from the exons GGCCATGCTTGGATCCGCTGATCTCTCCGCTCTACGCGTCCTCTTTCCATGCTTCCTCCAGATATAACTTTTTTTACTCTGCACACTTTGCCAAACTGTACG GGAGCAGCGGCTGGTCTCCATCCCCTCGGGACAGGCAGCCATGGATGCAGATTGACTTGGGGAGGAAGTATCGTATCATGGCCATAGCTACTCAGGGTACCTTCAACTCTTATGACTGGGTCACCAAATACATGCTGCTGTACGGGGACCGATTTGACGCATGGACTCCATATGTCATGAAAGGAGGCAACATG ACGTTGCCTGGCAACTGGAATTACTACCAGGTGAAGAGGAACGTCTTTCATTATGCGTTCACTGCCAAACATCTGCGCATCTATCCCATGGGCTGGAATACTGAGAACGGAGGCAAGATCGGCCTTCGCGTAGAGTTCTATGGCTGTCCTTACG ACTCATATGTGATGCAGTTTGAGGGTGATGACATGGTGGCATATTCATTCCCACGGGGCAGGATGAGGACACTTCAGGACCACTACGCTTTAAACTTTAAGACCTTGGAGAAGGACGGTATTCTCCTGCACAGTGAAGGTCTGCAGGGAGACTCCATTACTCTGGAGCTGAAGACTGGACGCCTCTACTTACATATCAGCCTGG GGAGTAGCACTGTTCATAACACCAATGGGATGACCACCATGATGCTGGGAAACCTGCTGGACACTCAGCACTGGCACTATGTCACCATCAAGCGTTACGGACGAGAGGTTAACTTCACCTTGGACAGCCAGACTGAGACTGCTGTCCTCAACGGAGAGTTCCAGTACCTTGATCTGGACAAACAG ATTTATGTTGGCGGCGTGATTGAGAAAGACGTGCCCCATCTGCCTGGTAAGGTTAACTTCCGTGGCTGCATGGAAAACGTCTTTATTAATGGAATCAATATCATCTACAAGACACAGTACCAGGAGCCTGAAATCCGACTAGCTCCTAAAAAG AAAAAGATGCTTTATACTTGCCGTGATCTCCTCTGGAAGCCCATGACCTTTGCAGGACCCAACAACTACCTGCAGCTCCCGGGCTTCTTCCGGAAGAACCGTCTAGCAGTGAAGTTTAAGTTTCGCTCATGGGACTACACAGGCTTATTGATGTTCACCAGGTTTGCAGATGAGTTGGGCTCTCTGGAGCTGGGCCTCAGTGAAGGACAAGTCAACGTCACTCTAATGCAGCCTGGAAACAAGAGATTACGCTTCGCTGCAG GGTACCGTCTCAATGACGGCTTCTGGCACACAGTAGACCTGACTGCCAAAGACAACTTATTAACTATCACTATAGATGAAGATGAAAGCTCACCACTGAAGATCACCAACCCCTTCATGGTTCGTACAGGGGACCGCTACTTCTTCGGGG GTTGTCCTAAAACCAATAACACGGCACGCTGTGTGACCAAGCTGTCTCGCTTCCATGGCTGCATGCAGCAGATCTTTATAGATGATGAGCCGGTGGATATAGATGTCATGCTGCAGAGGAAATGGGGCAGATATGCCGAAATCCTGCTGGGCACCTGCGGAATCACTgatag gtGCAGTCCAAACCCTTGTGAACATGAAGGCAGGTGTATTCAGTCCTGGAAtgacttcctgtgtgtgtgtaacaacaCCGGCTACAAGGGGGAAGTTTGTCATAACT CGGTCTACAGGGAGTCATGTGAGGCCTACAGACTGAATGGGAAGTACTGGTCAGGCAACTACACCATAGATCCAGATCTGAGCGGACCACTGAAGCCTTTCACCGTCTACTGCAATATGT TGCAAAAATCATGGACTGTTATTGAGCACAACCGCATGAAAAGCACCAAAGTGAGCGGCTCCACCATGGATCGACCGTATATTGGGGACCTCCAGTATGTAAATGCATCGTGGGATGAAGTCACTGCCCTAGCAAACACGTCTTTATACTGCGAACAGTGGATTGAGTTCTCATGCTACAAGTCACGCCTCCTCAATACTCCAC ATGGACGGCCTTACACTTACTGGATTGGTCGGCATAATGAGAGTCATGAATACTGGGGAGGAGCTTTCCCTGAAAGTGGGAAATGTGGATGTGCTGTCAATCAAACCTGCACTGACTCCAAGTACTGGTGCAACTGTGACGCAGACTACCGCCAATG GCACTCAGATAAGGGTTACCTGTCATTCCGAGACCACCTGCCTGTCAGGAGGATTGTCATAGGAGACACGAACCGCACCGGTTCAGAAGCACGCTACAGTGTTGGGGCACTGTACTGCCATGGAGACA GGAGTATCTGGCACACTATAGCTTTCACCAAGCCCACCTATCTGACGTTCCCCACCTTTAAGCCCGGGACCAGTGCTGACATCACGTTCCACTTTAGGACCTACCGAACTAACGGCGTGTTTGTGGAAAGCTCAGATGACCACCTGCGTAATTTCTTACGAATTGAACTCAATT CTACAACTGAggtgattttcattttcatggtGGGTGATGGGATTAGAAATGTGACCCTGCGCTCTCCTAAACCTCTCAATGATAATGAATGGCACTATGTGGAAGCTGAAATCAATGTGAAGTTGGCACGTCTCAAGGTTGATTTCCTGCCTCCGGCCATTCACAAGTTTCCGGGCCAAACCTACATCACTATGAAGTTCACTCAACCCCTGCTCGTAG GGGCGGCCAATCACACCTTAAGGCCTTTTCTGGGTTGTCTGCGTGGGCTGAGGATGAACGGGGTGCCTGTGGATTTGGAGGGTAAGGTTGACGAGAGGACTGGGATACGTAGGAACTGCACCGGAGCGTGTCTGAACGCCTCCATACCGTGTCGAAACGGAGGCCAGTGCATTGATGGCTACGCTTCATACGCCTGTGACTGCAATAACACAGCCTTCGATGGCTATTACTGTCATTTAG ATATTGGGGGATTCTTTGACGTGGGAGCGTGGTTGCGATATGACATCCGCAAAGAGCCGATTTCCTTTGACGCGTGGTGGGCGAACTTTTGGATAGAGCCTCACTGGCACAACTTCACCCTCGGCTACAACACAACAACTGATGACATAGAGTTCAGCTTCAGCACTCTACAGGCCCCAGCTGTGCTGCTGTATATCAGCTCCTTCAGCAATGATTACATTGCTGTCCTGCTCAAGAAAgatg GGACTCTTTCGCTGAGATATCGGCTTGGGATAATAAGCTACAAATTTAAGTTGACTGACAGAAACATGGCCGACGGCTTCCCTCATTTCGTCAACATCACCCGACACAACTACACCATATGGACACAG GTGGATTACATGGATCCATGGATTGAGAAGTTAATACCGGGAGAGATTCCCAGATTTGATTCACCAAAGTCTATATTCTTGGGTCGAGTCATGG AGGTGGGAGGTGTCGACTATGAAATTCAGAGGCACAACAGTCCAGGTTTTATGGGCTGTATATCAGGGGTCCGATATAATATTTTTGCTCCGCTGAAGGCTTACTTCCGACCCAATGTAACCAATCCACCGGTGACGACTCAAGGCTATGTGGTGGAGTCTAACTGTGGGGCGTTTCCCCCCGTTTTAGGATATGTACCTTGGGAGGATGACCCCTGGTTCACTGGCCTGT tcttTTATTACATTCATGATGATGTTACCCCACCTTGGATGACAC TAATCGTGACAGTGTCTCTGATGCTGCTCTTCCTGATCCTGTACGGCCTCTACATTTACCTTTACAGGTATAAAGGCAGTTACCACACTAATGAACCGAAGCAGCTGGAGTCCCCCAGCTCCTCTCGGCCTCTCACTGATACTCTGCGCAAGGATAGAAAGAACCTGCCAGAAATACAGGAGGAAAGTCCCAACGAATAA
- the LOC109102790 gene encoding histone-lysine N-methyltransferase EZH1-like isoform X1: MMEEASGPRSCTAKPPRSLLEWKKRVKSEYMRLRQLKRFRKAEEVKALFQSNRRKIEGRTELLNEEWSKLRIQSIPLPTTSGSLPSKKLCMVESGFPSFPYQAVAMRPLTTVAGIPFMYSWSPLQQNFMVEDETFLHNIPYMGDEVLEQDEAFLEELIDNYDGVHGDREGGFINDEIFKELVEALSQYSDPEEEEEEEPSERTENEEEEEEKEVQKTTAEGAEESKVCIFKRKRSSTTEGRELSANKKIPHDKIFTAIASMFPYKGTMEELKDKYKDLLEPSSPVKLPPLCTPNMDGPFAKSVQREQSLHSFHTLFCRRCFKYDCFLHPFHASPNVYKRKNKEIRMETEPCGLDCFLLQKGAKEFADQNMQKSQRPRRRRRQPRPSSSCGPCPSVSGEEGKEGDSDHETTSSSEGNSRCPSPAKLRPGEEGTEESDSPPQWSGAEESLFRVLHGTYYNNFCSIARLIGTKTCREVYEFAVKEMLIHRVPLEDGGISPQKKKRKHRLWAKIQLKKDNSSNQVYNYQPCDHPEHPCDSSCSCVMTQNFCEKFCQCHQECQNRFPGCRCKTQCNTKQCPCYLAVRECDPDLCMTCGAADHWDSKQVSCKNCSIQRGIKKHLLLAPSDVAGWGTFIKEPVQKNEFISEYCGELISQDEADRRGRIYDKYMSSFLFNLNNDFVVDATRKGNKIRFANHSVNPNCYAKVVMVNGDHRIGIFAKRAIQRGEELFFDYRYSQADALKYVGIEREIDIV, encoded by the exons ATGATGGAGGAGGCGTCAGGTCCCCGGTCCTGCACTGCAAAGCCCCCCCGCAGTCTACTCGAATGGAAGAAGAGAGTCAAGTCTGAGTACATGAGGTTAAGACAACTGAAACGCTTCCGCAAAGCTGAGGAGGTCAAG GCTCTTTTCCAGTCAAATCGCCGCAAGATTGAAGGAAGAACTGAGCTGCTGAATGAGGAATGGTCCAAGCTCCGAATCCAGTCCATTCCCCTTCCCACAACCAGTGGCTCTCTGCCCAGCAAAAAG TTGTGCATGGTAGAGTCTGGCTTTCCATCTTTTCCATACCAGGCAGTTGCCATGCGTCCCTTGACAACTGTTGCTGGGATACCATTCATGTACTCCTGGTCCCCTTTGCAGCAGAACTTCATG GTGGAAGATGAGACATTTCTGCATAATATCCCTTACATGGGAGACGAGGTGTTGGAACAGGATGAAGCTTTCCTGGAAGAGCTAATTGACAATTATGACGGGGTGCATGGAGACAGAG AAGGAGGCTTCATAAATGATGAGATCTTTAAAGAGCTGGTGGAGGCACTGAGCCAATACTCAGacccagaggaagaggaggaggaagagcccTCAGAGCGAACAGagaatgaggaggaggaggaggagaaagaggtGCAGAAAACTACAGCTGAAGGAGCAGAAGAGTCAAAAGTGTGCATCTTCAAAAGGAAGAGGAGTAGCACTACTGAAG GAAGAGAGCTCTCCGCCAATAAGAAGATTCCCCATGACAAGATTTTCACAGCTATTGCATCTATGTTTCCATACAAAGGCACCATGGAGGAGCTGAAGGACAA GTATAAGGATCTCCTGGAGCCATCCAGCCCTGTGAAGTTGCCTCCTCTCTGCACGCCCAACATGGACGGCCCCTTTGCCAAATCTGTTCAGAGAGAGCAAAGCCTGCACTCTTTTCACACACTTTTCTGTCGCCGCTGCTTTAAATATGACTGCTTCTTGCACC CTTTCCATGCATCTCCTAATGTGTATAAGAGGAAGAATAAAGAGATCCGAATGGAGACAGAGCCCTGCGGACTGGACTGCTTTCTGCTGCAG AAAGGGGCAAAGGAGTTTGCTGATCAAAACATGCAGAAGTCTCAAAGGCCCCGTCGTCGACGGCGACAGCCCCGCCCTTCGAGTTCCTGTGGCCCCTGCCCCTCAGTCTCCGGTGAGGAGGGAAAAGAAGGAGACAGCGACCATGAGACCACCAGTTCCTCAG AGGGTAACTCTCGGTGTCCCAGTCCTGCCAAACTGAGACCAGGGGAGGAAGGAACAGAGGAGTCCGATTCACCTCCTCAGTGGAGCGGAGCTGAGGAGTCTCTGTTTAGAGTCCTGCACGGCACATATTACAACAACTTCTGCTCTATTGCACGACTCATTGGTACCAAGACATGTAGAGAG GTTTACGAGTTTGCAGTGAAAGAGATGCTTATTCACCGTGTTCCGCTGGAGGATGGTGGCATCTCacctcagaagaaaaaaagaaagcacag ATTATGGGCAAAGATACAGCTGAAGAAAG ACAACTCATCCAATCAAGTGTACAATTATCAGCCATGTGACCACCCTGAGCACCCATGTGATAGCTCCTGCTCGTGTGTGATGACGCAAAACTTTTGTGAGAAATTCTGCCAGTGTCATCAGGAGT GTCAGAACCGGTTTCCTGGCTGTCGCTGTAAGACTCAGTGTAACACCAAGCAGTGTCCGTGTTACCTGGCAGTGCGGGAGTGTGACCCTGACCTCTGCATGACCTGTGGGGCCGCAGACCACTGGGACAGCAAACAGGTCTCCTGTAAGAACTGCAGCATTCAGAGAGGAATCAAGAAG CACCTGCTCCTGGCCCCATCTGATGTTGCAGGGTGGGGTACATTTATCAAAGAGCCAGTCCAGAAGAACGAGTTCATCTCTGAGTACTGTGGAGAG cttatTTCCCAGGATGAAGCAGACAGGAGGGGCAGAATCTATGACAAGTACATGTCCAGTTTTCTCTTCAACTTGAACAATG ACTTTGTAGTGGATGCCACTCGCAAAGGGAATAAAATACGATTCGCCAACCACTCCGTCAACCCCAATTGTTACGCAAAAG TTGTCATGGTGAATGGTGATCACCGCATTGGAATCTTTGCCAAGCGAGCCATACAGCGAGGAGAAGAGCTCTTTTTCGACTACag ATACAGTCAAGCGGATGCATTGAAGTATGTGGGTATTGAGAGGGAAATCGACATTGTGTAG